Proteins co-encoded in one Thamnophis elegans isolate rThaEle1 chromosome 1, rThaEle1.pri, whole genome shotgun sequence genomic window:
- the TMEM177 gene encoding transmembrane protein 177: MAFHSLWKAVAMMEKHRTAFLSISCAGLFGANLTFHVFSKELFKSIYQAWDHGKPLRLSEDLQNLFYNILCDVKVKSADRYDAIKTCTLHTVSAGLPWRAKGCVVGIPYHFSNRASGEQQIAKIDVHLRGKKVNWTSPEGLALKDALTLSPEAQKFAIAREIIDLQQNRPLICATVAPICLAGSYISGVTVKQVLGLYYAPVVLRSIYNMAVVALGLMGYCLLYDTVSQAFDYRADRKAASISPSFARGGVEFYNKVLSQNKVFRTILGKKGEEIYGPNGNILPKFRLKHPSYTSRRNFISNIVNTPQAQEKHG, from the coding sequence ATGGCCTTTCATTCTCTATGGAAGGCAGTCGCTATGATGGAGAAACACAGGACTGCTTTTTTGTCCATTTCTTGTGCTGGATTGTTTGGTGCCAATTTGACTTTCCACGTGTTCTCAAAGGAGTTGTTCAAATCAATATATCAGGCCTGGGACCATGGAAAGCCATTGAGGCTTTCGGAAGATTTGCAGAACCTGTTCTATAACATCCTCTGTGATGTCAAAGTGAAGTCAGCAGATCGTTACGATGCCATTAAGACTTGCACACTGCACACCGTAAGCGCTGGTCTACCATGGAGAGCCAAAGGTTGTGTGGTGGGCATCCCATATCATTTCAGTAATAGAGCCAGTGGCGAACAGCAGATTGCCAAGATAGACGTTCATCTTAGAGGCAAGAAAGTGAACTGGACAAGCCCAGAGGGACTGGCTTTGAAGGATGCCTTAACACTTTCTCCAGAGGCTCAGAAGTTTGCCATTGCAAGAGAGATCATTGACTTGCAACAAAATAGGCCTTTAATATGTGCAACTGTTGCCCCCATTTGTCTGGCTGGGTCCTATATTTCTGGAGTAACTGTAAAGCAGGTCTTGGGTTTATATTATGCTCCAGTAGTACTCCGAAGCATTTATAACATGGCAGTTGTGGCACTCGGGTTGATGGGCTATTGTCTATTATATGATACTGTAAGCCAGGCATTCGATTATAGGGCAGACAGAAAGGCAGCCTCCATTTCTCCCAGCTTTGCTAGAGGTGGGGTAGAATTCTATAATAAAGTTCTGTCACAGAATAAGGTTTTTAGGACTATCTTGGgtaaaaaaggagaggaaatatATGGACCAAATGGTAATATTCTCCCAAAGTTCAGATTAAAGCATCCATCGTATACTTCCAGAAGAAACTTCATTAGTAATATCGTAAACACACCCCAGGCACAGGAAAAACATGGTTAA